A stretch of the Macaca mulatta isolate MMU2019108-1 chromosome 14, T2T-MMU8v2.0, whole genome shotgun sequence genome encodes the following:
- the RAG2 gene encoding V(D)J recombination-activating protein 2: MPSENMSLQMVTVSNNIALIQPGFSLMNFDGQVFFFGQKGWPKRSCPTGVFHLDVKHNHVKLKPTIFSKDSCYLPPLRYPATCTFKGNLESEKHQYIIHGGKTPNNELSDKIYVMSIVCKNNKRVTFRCTEKDLVGDVPEARYGHSINVVYSRGKSMGVLFGGRSYMPSTHRTTEKWNSVADCLPHVFLVDFEFGCATSYILPELQDGLSFHVSIAKNDTIYILGGHSLANNIRPANLYRIRVDLPLGSPAVNCTVLPGGISVSSAILTQTNKDEFVIVGGYQLENQKRMICNIISLEDNKIEIREMETPDWTPDIKHSKIWFGSNMGNGTVFLGIPGDNKQVVSEAFYFYTLKCAEDDTNEEQTTFTNSQTSTEDPGDSTPFEDSEEFCFSAEANSFDGDDEFDTYNEDDEEDESETGYWITCCPTCDVDINTWVPFYSTELNKPAMIYCSHGDGHWVHAQCMDLAERTLIHLSAGSNKYYCNEHVEIARALHTPQRVLPLKKPPMKSLRKKGSGKILTPAKKSFLRRLFD; this comes from the coding sequence ATGCCATCAGAAAATATGTCTCTGCAGATGGTAACAGTAAGTAATAACATAGCCTTAATTCAACCAGGCTTCTCACTGATGAATTTTGATGGACAAGTTTTCTTCTTTGGCCAAAAAGGCTGGCCCAAAAGATCCTGCCCCACTGGAGTTTTCCACTTGGATGTAAAGCATAACCATGTCAAACTGAAGCCTACAATTTTCTCTAAGGATTCCTGCTACCTCCCTCCTCTTCGCTACCCAGCTACTTGCACATTCAAAGGCAACTTGGAGTCTGAAAAGCATCAATACATCATCCATGGAGGGAAAACACCAAACAATGAGCTTTCAGATAAGATTTATGTCATGTCTATTGTTTGCAAGAACAACAAAAGGGTTACTTTTCGCTGCACAGAGAAAGACTTGGTCGGCGATGTTCCTGAAGCCAGATATGGTCATTCCATTAATGTGGTGTATAGCCGAGGGAAAAGTATGGGTGTTCTCTTTGGAGGACGCTCATACATGCCTTCTACCCACAGAACCACAGAAAAATGGAATAGTGTAGCTGACTGCCTGCCCCATGTTTTCCTGGTGGATTTTGAATTTGGGTGTGCTACATCATACATTCTTCCAGAACTTCAGGATGGGCTAtcttttcatgtctctattgcCAAAAATGATACCATCTATATTTTAGGAGGACATTCACTTGCCAATAATATCCGGCCTGCCAACCTGTACAGAATAAGGGTTGATCTTCCCTTGGGTAGCCCAGCTGTGAATTGCACAGTCTTGCCAGGAGGAATCTCTGTCTCCAGTGCAATCCTGACTCAAACTAACAAGGATGAATTTGTTATTGTTGGTGGATATCAGcttgaaaaccaaaaaagaatgaTCTGCAACATAATCTCTTTAGAGGACAACAAGATAGAAATTCGTGAGATGGAGACCCCAGATTGGACCCCAGACATTAAGCACAGCAAGATATGGTTTGGAAGCAACATGGGAAATGGAACTGTTTTTCTTGGCATACCAGGAGACAATAAACAAGTTGTTTCAGAAGCATTCTATTTCTATACATTGAAATGTGCTGAAGATGATACGAATGAAGAGCAAACAACATTCACAAACAGTCAGACATCAACAGAAGATCCAGGGGATTCCACTCCCTTTGAAGACTCCGAAGAATTTTGTTTCAGTGCAGAAGCAAATAGttttgatggtgatgatgaattTGACACCTataatgaagatgatgaagaAGATGAGTCTGAGACAGGCTACTGGATTACATGCTGCCCTACTTGTGACGTGGATATCAACACTTGGGTGCCATTCTATTCAACCGAGCTGAATAAACCCGCCATGATCTACTGTTCTCATGGGGATGGGCACTGGGTCCATGCTCAGTGCATGGATCTGGCAGAACGCACGCTCATCCATCTGTCAGCAGGAAGCAACAAGTATTACTGCAATGAGCATGTGGAGATAGCAAGAGCTCTACACACTCCCCAAAGAGTCCTACCCTTAAAAAAGCCTCCAATGAAATCCCTCCGTAAAAAAGGTTCTGGAAAAATCTTGACTCCTGCCAAGAAATCCTTTCTTAGAAGGTTGTTTGATTAG